The DNA region CGTCGTGCCGTCGAGGCCGTGCTGCGTATGGAGGAACTCGGCAGCACAGTCGTTCCGCTGGCTGTGGACGTGACCGACCGCGATCGGCTCCGCGAAGCCTTGAAAGGGGTCCGTGAGCGCTTCGGCCCGGTCATCGGGGTGGTGCACGCCGCGGGTGTCGCGGGCGGAGGGATGCTCGCGGTGAAGGACCCGGACGAGGCGGAGAAGGTGTTGCGCCCGAAGATCACAGGGGCCCTCCTCCTCGACGAGATTCTCGGGGACGAGCCGAAGACCTTTGTGCTCTACTCCTCCGTGGCCGCCGTAACGGGACAGTTCGGTTTGGCCGACTACGCTGCGGCCAACGCCTTCCTCGACGCCTTCGCCCACGATCGGGACCGTCGTCGCCCCGGCAGAACCGTCTCGGTCAACTGGCCTTCTTGGGCCGGAGGGGGCATGGCGGTCGATGCGGCGGCGAACCGGTCCAGGTTCCTGAGCGGCGCCGAGGACCAGCGGCGAGACGAACCTGTCGTGGTGTCACTTCCTGACGGCTCGACGGGAGAACGGTCGTTCCGCATCCTGCTCACCCCAGCCTGCTGGCTCGTCGACGAGCACCGATTGGGCGAGACGCCGGTGCTCCCGGGAACCGGGCACCTGGAACTCGTCCTCCGCGCCGCCCGGACGTTCCTGCCGCTGCCGATCGAGTTGCGGGACATCACGTTCACCGTCCCCGTGGCCGTACCCGACGCGGTGGAACTCACGATCAGCTTCAGCGCCGAAGCCGACGCCGAGGGCACCGCCTGGCGGTTCCGTACCGAACGGGTCGGCAGCGAAGGAGAACGCCGGGTCGCCCTTGCACAGGGGCGCGTCGCCGTGGCCGACGACGACGTGTCGGCCCGCCACGACCTCGCGACGCTGCGAGCCACCCACACGGAACCCCTGGCGCCGCCGCGCTTCAACGACGGTTCGGGACTGATGACGGTGGGCCCAAGGTGGCTGAACGTGGCCGGGGTGCGGGGCGACGGGCGGACCGCGCTCGCCGAGCTTCGCCTGCCGGCGGAGTTCCGGGAAGACTGCGCCGTCAACCTCCTTCATCCCGCGATGCTCGACTGCGCTACCGCATTCGCCGTTCCCCTGCCCGGTGACAGCAATGCGCTGCCCTTCACCTACCGGCGACTCGTCGTGCGCGGCCCACTGCCCGACCGGATCGCCGCGCTGATCCGGGTGCGGCCGGACGCCCCCAAGGGCATGCACCTACGCGACGTGGCCCTCCTGAACGAGGAGGGAGAAGAAGTGGTCACCGTCGAAGGGTTCGCGCTACGCGAGGTCGAGCGGTCCATGGCCACCCGGGCCATCCGGAACACCGTGACGGAGCAGCCCCGGCCGGCCCGCCGGGAGCTCTCGGCGGACGGCGGCTCGGAGAGCGACGAGACCTTCCTGGACGTCTCCGAGGGCGGGCGGCTGTTCGAGGCGTTCACCGGTGCGGTGCTCGGCCCCCAGGTGATCGTGGCTCCAGAGGGGCTCTCCCGCAAACTGCGCCGTACCCACGCGCTGACCATCTCGTCGGTGCGGCAGTCGGCGTCGCCGCGGTCCGCGCAGGCTGCCGGCGAGGCGCCTCCGCAGGAGAGCGCGGATCCCACCGCACCGGCTGTGGACGCGAACGTGCGGCTGCTATGGGCGGAGATCCTCGGTCGCTCCGGAGCACCGGACGACGACTTCTTCGAGACCGGGGGGGACAGCCTCGCGGCAGTCCAGCTCGTCGAACGGGTACGGGAGGAGCTGGGCGTGGAACTGCCGATCTCCGCGCTCTTCGACCACCCGACCCTCGCGGAGTTCTCGGCGGCTGTCGACGAGGCCCGGAACAGTGCCTGAGCCGACGGCCGGCCAGCCCGGGCACCACGTTCCGATTGCCGACGGAACCTTCGCCGTCTGGGACCAGTGCGTCCTGCGGACGGCGGGCATGCCGTTCGACTGGGTCACCGGCCTCGAAGCGCCGGCCCTGACCCCGGACCCGGGGGCCGGCCCCATGCCCGGGGAGTTCGCCGTGCACTTCGCGCGGGAGCTGCGCGGCACACTCGAGCGGCTGCGCGACGCCATCCGGCAGCCGCGCTTCCGTGAGGCCGTGGCGTGGCAGAACCCCCAACTGCTCGCACGGTACGTGGACGCGTTCTCCGCGGGGGCGGTTCCGGAACGCCTCACCAAGAGCGATCGCAAGAAGGCGATGCGGCTCACCCGCTACCTGCAGCGGTACTGCACGAAGAACGAGACCATCGGCTTCTTCGGCCCCGTCGCCTGGGCACAGCTGACCGACGGCCACGGCCTGAGCGTGACGACGGGCGCCAGGCTGTTGAGAAGCCGGTCCGTGCACTTCGAGAGCTGGGCTGTCGACGCCGTCGGCGCGGCGCTCGTCAGGCGCTTCGAGCTCCGCCCCTGGCTTGCGCCCCGGCGCAATCCGTCCGTGGCGGTGGAAGGGAACCGGGCCGCCGCGCCCCAGCGACAGCCGGTCCTCCTGGACGAGTTGTCCCTCGTGCTGCTCAACGCCGCCGACGGCACACGCTCGGCGGTGGCCCTGGCCGAGGAGGCCGCCTGGCTGGGGTTCGTCGACCCCGCCGCGGAGGACGAGGTCTTCGAACGGCTCGACGACCTGGCGCAGCGTAGGCTCCTGCGTTGGGACCTGGTGTTGCCGCTCGGATCCTGGCCCGAGCGTGACCTCTGCGCACGCCTCGATGCGGTGGGGGACAGCCGGCTGCGGGACCGAGCCCGCGCGGAGGTGGACCGTCTGCTGGCGGCGCGGGACGCGACGCACGCAGCCGCCGGAGACGCCGACGCCGTGGTCCGGGCCGTTGAGGAACTCAACACGGTGTTCGAAGACGTGACGGACGCGCCGTCCTCTCGAAGACCCGGGGAGTTCGCCGGTGGACGGACCCTCGTCTACGAGGACGCGCAGCGTGACGTCGACGTCCGGGTTGGCGGCGATCTGCTCGCCAGGATCGGCGACGCCCTCGATCTCGTCCTGCGCTCGGCCAGATGGCTGACCGACCGTGTCGCCGCTCACTGCCGCGAGGCCGCCGACCGGTGCTTCGACGAACTGCGGGCGCGTGGGGACGGGAGACCGGTCCGCCTGAGCGCCATGACTCTGCTCCTCGGCCCCCATCTCATCGAGGGGAAGGACCTGATAACCGACCGAGCGGGCGCGGAACTGAGGCAGCGGTGGTGGGACATCCTGGGACCCGCGTGCGGGGACGGCACGGCCCCGGTGCAGGTGACGTCGGCCGAGCTCCGCGACCGCGTGCGGGCGGCGTTTGACTGCCCTGGTCCCGGTTGGACCGCGGCGCGGTACCACAGCCCGGATCTGATGCTGGTGACCCCCGACGGCGCACGAAGCGCCACGGGCGCCCTCTTCGTCCTCGGCGAACTGCACACGGCCGTGAACACGTTGGAGAACCGGGTATACGCCGCCCAGCACCCAGACCCTGAGTCGCTGACGCGCCGGGTGGCGGAAGACGGCCTCACCGGCCGCATCGTGCCGATGCTGCCCAAGAACTGGCGGGCCGTGACGTCACGGACCTTCCCGCCTCTGACCCACCTGCTGCCGGACTACACCTACTGGTCGATCGGCGACGATCCCGGCGGCGCGCCGGTCGACGACGTGCTGCCGGCCGGCGGCCTGTGCGTCGAGCGGCACGACGGACGGTTGCTGGTGCGGGACGAGGGCGGCGCCTTCGACGCCGATCTCGTGGAAGTCCTGGGCGAGTTGCTGTCCATGGTGACCGTCGATGCCTTCGGCATGGTGCCGCCGCTGCCGCACCAGCCGAGAATCGTCGTGGACAACCTCGTTGTGGCGCGGGAGACGTGGCGTGTCCCCATCGCCGGGACGGGGCTCACACGGAGTGGCGACGACGCCGCTAGATTCCTGGCGTATCAGCAGTTCGCAGACCGTCTGGGGCTGCCGCGGCGGGTGTTCATCCGGGTCACCGGGGAGCGCAAGCCGGTCTATGTTGACCGGCGGAGCCCCTTGTTGATCACCTCGCTCCTGCACCTGGTGCGGGGGGCCGCCGAACGGCCCAACGCGGAGCTGACGGTCACCGAGATGCTTCCAGACCGGGAACACCTCTGGCTGCCGGACGCCGACGGCGATCTGTACACCAGCGAGTTCAGGCTCGTCGCCGTCGACCGAGCGGCAACACGCTGATCGGCCGACTCTGGGAGGCCTCAGACGGTGTCCTGTGCGGAAAGGATGGACGAGACTGCTCAACATGGGGCAGAGAACACCTGCCCCTGCGGGTGCCTGGGCTGTAGCGGGTCGAGTGCGACCGAGTCGGGCCGCCAAGGCCACCCGCACCTCCAACCGGATACGGGGAACTCACGGTTCCCCGGCCGCCCTGCTTAAAACGGCCGTATCCGACTTGTCGAACTCAACTGCCGGCAGTTCTTCCGCTCCGCCTTCGACAGCAGCCCCAGCAGATAGGCACGGGCACTTGCTTGGGACTCAACTCAGCCGACTGAACCACTAGTTGCCTGCACATCGGTATGTTGGGCGACCGTAAATAAAACATTGACTCCCATGCAGTAGGCACGTACGTTGGAGCCGCTTCGACCGTCAGCGGTGCGGGTGTGCCTTGTCGCAGCCCTGCGCCTGGAGGATTTGGCTGATTCCCGCTAATGGTGGATTTTCACTCACGAATCAGGCATGGTCGAAGACCGAATCGAGTCAA from Streptomyces sp. NBC_01591 includes:
- a CDS encoding lantibiotic dehydratase — protein: MPEPTAGQPGHHVPIADGTFAVWDQCVLRTAGMPFDWVTGLEAPALTPDPGAGPMPGEFAVHFARELRGTLERLRDAIRQPRFREAVAWQNPQLLARYVDAFSAGAVPERLTKSDRKKAMRLTRYLQRYCTKNETIGFFGPVAWAQLTDGHGLSVTTGARLLRSRSVHFESWAVDAVGAALVRRFELRPWLAPRRNPSVAVEGNRAAAPQRQPVLLDELSLVLLNAADGTRSAVALAEEAAWLGFVDPAAEDEVFERLDDLAQRRLLRWDLVLPLGSWPERDLCARLDAVGDSRLRDRARAEVDRLLAARDATHAAAGDADAVVRAVEELNTVFEDVTDAPSSRRPGEFAGGRTLVYEDAQRDVDVRVGGDLLARIGDALDLVLRSARWLTDRVAAHCREAADRCFDELRARGDGRPVRLSAMTLLLGPHLIEGKDLITDRAGAELRQRWWDILGPACGDGTAPVQVTSAELRDRVRAAFDCPGPGWTAARYHSPDLMLVTPDGARSATGALFVLGELHTAVNTLENRVYAAQHPDPESLTRRVAEDGLTGRIVPMLPKNWRAVTSRTFPPLTHLLPDYTYWSIGDDPGGAPVDDVLPAGGLCVERHDGRLLVRDEGGAFDADLVEVLGELLSMVTVDAFGMVPPLPHQPRIVVDNLVVARETWRVPIAGTGLTRSGDDAARFLAYQQFADRLGLPRRVFIRVTGERKPVYVDRRSPLLITSLLHLVRGAAERPNAELTVTEMLPDREHLWLPDADGDLYTSEFRLVAVDRAATR